CGGGCGGAACTGCGGACGGCGACGCGGACCGGGACCGTTCGAGTCCGCTTTGAAAGTGACGGAGCCAGCCGGGCGGGTGCTTCAGACAACAAGCCATGGCTTCCAGAAGAAAGACCAGCCCTTTTCGTTCCCAACCCGAGCCGACGAAGAGAAGCAGGAAATCGTCGGCCGTGACGCCGAACTTAGCCCGCGTGGCGGAGCGGTCGCCGCTTTGGAATCGGGCAACATCCACGCCGTTGCGGACGAGATGAATGCGTTCCGCCGGGAAGCGAAAGCGGTCCAGAACCTCGCGCTTGACCATTTCAGAATTGGCGATGACATGGCGCGTATTCTCCGGGCTGAAAGTTGCCGCTTCCAGTTCCAACATGGTTTTATGGAACGCGCTTCGACCCAGGAAAGGTTTCCGCCACCACGGCGCGAATTGGCGGCGGCGCTCCAGCCAAACGCGGTGCACGCCATCGCCGGCGCGATAAACATCCTGTTTCAGCGTCCGATCCAGACTGAAGATGCACCCGAAGGCCTCCCGCGCCGCTTCGATTCGAACGGCTTCAGCGAACTGGCGGGGACGCTCCGCTCGGGACCCGGCTGGAGCTATCGAGTGAACGATGACGCCTTGGGGCGCGTTCGACCAGCTTTCCGTGAACAAATGCAATTCGTGCCCCGCTTTCGCCAGGGCGGCCAACAGCCGCTGCAAATAAAGCTCGGCCCCGCCCGTGGCGGAAAAGTGGCGTCGGATCAACGCAAGCTTCATGGCGAACTCGGCATTCCGAAAAACACCAAATCCAGCGCAAACAAAGTCCGCACGCGATACGGGAGCCAGGGGTAAACCGGAATTCCAGTTCGTCCGCCGCCCAGGAGATGTCCGGACACGGGATGGATTTCGACCCGGTCGAAGTGCGTGGACAATTCCTTCCGCAGCAGCTCATGCGAGTAGGATCGCAAGTGGGATGGATCGGTCTCGAAAGGCCGGCCAAAGAGAAAGCGCAGGCGGTTTCGCAATCTGAAGCTGTTTGGCACCGAGCCGACCAACCGTCCGTCCGGCTTGAGCACGCGAGCAATTTCAGCCAGCACGCGTTGCGGGAACCGCACGTGTTCCATCACTTCGGAAAACACCACCACATCGAACACGTCCGGCGCAAACGGAAGCGGCTCGGCATCCACATCCACCCAATGGCCTTTCAGGCCGAGGCGTTGTTCGAACAGCCCGAGCGCCTGGCGATCGACATCGAGGCCGGTGACCTGATTGCCCGTCATGTAATGCTGCGTGAGATTGCCCGCCCGGCAGCCGATTTCGAGGATCGTTTTGCCCAGGCCAATCAACCGCACGAGCAAATCCTTGCGCGCCGCGTCGCCGTAGAGGTAGTCGTACTTGCCGCGCTTTTGATGTTCTTCATAAAACGCCGCGACCTGTTCTTTGGAGCGATCCTGCATGGCGTTTGTCTTCCTCAGACTTCAAGCGGAGCGATGGGGAGCGCACGCGCCCTCGCGTGCCGTGGTCGGCGCCCCCGCCGGCCGCATTCCTCCGTCCGGAAAAGCCGTCGCATGATGAGCCGGTTTCTCCGACGTCCGACCGGCGAGGCGCCGGTCGGAACACGCGGGGGCGCGTGTGCTCCCCAATTCCTTCTTCATACAGACGTGTCGTGGAGGGTTGAAGTGAGCGGCTTGCGCACGGCCACGACGATGGTGCGCCCCAGCAAGAGAGGCAGGGAATTGATCGCATGGACGTAGGGCGCGTTGTCTGGGTCGATCGTGCGAAACCGGCGGGTTTCTTTGCGCCACGCCCAGGCGCCGAAAATCTTGATCAGCGGCCAAAGCAAAACCAATTTGGCGAGCGAGGAGCGCTGGTATTTGTCCACGGTCGCGGACACCGATTCGAAGCCTGCGTCGAGCAACGCGTGCGCGACGTAGAAGTAAGACACGGGATTGATGTGGCCGCCGGTGGAGTAAAGCGCGCTGTGGCGGACCGGCAACGGTCCGAACAAATTGGCAAAGCCGAACCAGAGGAAACGCAAGCGCGAGTTCACATTGAGCACGTTGGGCGTGGTGACGATACAGAGACCGCCCGGCTGGAGCACGCGGAAAAACTCCCGCAACGTCTCGCGGTAATGCTCCAGGTGTTCGATGACTTCGGTGGCGGTGAGCAAATCGAAACTGGCGTCGGCGTACGGCAGCGGCTCGTGATTCAGATTGGCGACGTCCACTTTTTGTCCCGGCAACTTCATGAGCGCGTCCGTGTAATCGCAAGCGCACGATTGAGTCTGGAACCGGGCGCGGACGAGTTCGATCAACTGGCCACGGCCCGCGCCCACGTCCAGGTGGCGGAGGAATTGCCCGCCGTGGGCCGCCGCCACGTCGAGGACCGCCTGATAGATGCGTTCCGTGCTCATCGCGCGCGTGAAGAGCGCTCGGTCATTTCAGTGCATTGGGCCGCCGGCGGCACAAGCTCATCGCTGCGACGCTCCAGCGCTCCGAGGCTTGAACATTGAACATTCCGGCAACTTCCACGGCGCTGTGCTTACCGGATTGACCGGCCGATTCCAAACTCAATCGCGCGCACTCTACTGTGCAGACCGTGGGATTGACGACAGATCGACCGGAGAACCGTAGCGCAGATTTCCAATCGGCAGGGCGCCGGCAAGTCCCAGCGGGCTCGGACTGGGAGACACCCCGCAGAATACAATTCTGCGATACGGCAGAGTGCAACTCTGCGCTACGAGCTTTGTCGTCCATCCCGCGGACCAAGCAGTAAATGGAGCGCGGGCAGCTTTGCTCCCGGGCTTCTCGAAGCTGAGGTTGCCAGGTATCATCGCGCGTCGCGTCGATGCGTTTGCTCTTCATCAAACTGAAACACATCGGAGATTCGCTCTTGCTCACGCCCACCTTGAGCGCCGTGCGGGCAGAATATCCGCAGGCGCAAATCTGGGTCGTGGTTCGACGGGGGGGCGAAGGCATTCTCGCGGGCTGTTCGAGCATTGACCGCACTCTGACTTCCGCCGAGCCGGAAGCAAAGCGGCGCGGCGCATTCAACTGGCTGGGCGATCTCCGCGTCTTGAGGGAGTTGCGGCAGCAGCGCTTCGACTACTCATTCGAGTTGAGTGACGGCGACCGCGGCCGTTTCCTGGCCTGGTTGAGCGGCGCCAAGACCCGCTGCGCGAACGTGGCTTTCAAACCTCTCCCCTGGTGGTGGCGGTCAAAATTTGACGCTCAATCGCGCTACGTCTGGGTGAACGGCCATCGCGTGGAGAAGGATTTTTACACGGTGAACGAGTTCCTGCCTCTCGGGCCGGAAATTCCCCCCTTGGCCTTCGAGCGCGAACGGACGGAACCGTGGTCTCCGGCTGAGGCGCTGCGTGATTTCGCCGTCATTCATCCAGGCACGCGCTGGATTCGCAAACGTTGGACGCAGGAGAAATGGATCGAACTCGGACGCGAACTGTTTCGCTTTATCCCGCGCCTCGTGGTCAGCTCCGGGCCGGATTCGGAGGAGATCGCGCTGGCTGGATCGATCGCGAAGGCGCTGGGTCCCGCTGCGCTGAGCACTCAGGGAGAGTTGTCGTGGGCGCAACTGGCCGGGCTGCTTTATCGCGCCCGGCTGTTCGTCGGCGTCGACACCGCGGCCATGCATCTGGCCGCGGCGTGCCAATGCCCGACCGTCGCCATCTTTGGCCCTTCCGCGGAGAGCCAATGGCGCCCCTGGCAAGTGCCGCACCGCGTGGTAAAGCCCGCGGGGCTGGCGCAAAAGGAATCCGAGGAAACCATGATTCAACGCGTGCCCACGGCGGAGGTGGCGGCGGCTTGTGTTGAGTTGCTCAAGGCCACGGGGAGGCCTTCAGGTGGGGCCCACGAAACACACTAAACACACGAATACGAGGGAGGTTCGACGACACCTGTGGCTACTTTTCGGTAAACTCTGTCCCATCCTTTCGGGTGTTTCGTGTGGTTCGTGGGCTCCCCATTGGAACTGGCTGAACCTCTCGCACGCGCCGCTCGCGTTATTTCGCTGGCGTGTCCTTCAAGCTCGCCAGGAACTCGATGAGGTCGCGCAATTCGCGTTTCGACAGCGCCAACACCAGGCCCTCGGGCATGGCCGACGGACCGCGTTCGCGCGCTTTGATTTGGTCCTTCGGAATCGCCAGGAAGCGCTCGCTGGCGTCCAGGTCGGCGTCGGTCTGGACCAACACCAACCCCTTTGCGTCCTCGCTTTTGAACACGCCGCTGCGCAAGCGGCCTTCGGTGGTCTCGACAATCAGCGTTTCAAAACCGGGCGCGATCTTCGCGTTGGGGGCCACGATCGATTCGAGAAGGTATTCCCGGCTTTGCTTGGAACCGATGCCGTCGAGCGGCGGTCCGACCGTGCCGCCTTCGCCTTGCGCCACGTGGCAGCGCAGGCACGCAACGTCCGTGCGCTCCCGGAAAATCTTGCGGCCATTGGCGGCATCACCGCCCGACACCACCTCGACGTAACGGCCCAGCGGGCTGGTCAGGTCGCGCGCGTCCTCGAACTTCTTCAATTTCTCGCCGAGCGGCGATTCGGCATGTCTGGCCGCGGCTTCGAGCAGTTCGACCTGCAATTCGATCGGCACCTCCTTCGCCAGCAATTTCTCCATCCACTGGCTGAGCACAGCCACGGCCTCGGTTTCCTTGGAATTACCGAGAGCCTCGAACACGGCCTGCTTTTCCCCTGCCGAACCTGACTCGAGCAAGCCCGCGATCTGAGCGGCGCCGCCCGGCTGGGTTCCGAGAATATGAATGGCTTCGGCGCGGACGACCCCGGATCGATCCTTCAAAGCCGTCTGAAGCGCGTCGGACAGGCGTGGATCCTTGCGATCCGCCAGCGAGCTCAACGCCGACACTCGAACTTCCGGAGACGCCCGTCGATCGGTCAGAGCCCCGAGCAACGTTTCCGAGTCGCCCAGTCCGTAAGTGCGCATCAAATTGGCGGCGGCAGCCTGGACCGCACTTGGAGCCTCTTCCATGATCGCTTTTACAATTTCGGCGGCGGCGTCGCGGGCGGGCTTGGGATCCCGCGGCGTGAGCGGACGATAGAGCGTGGTAATGTGATCCAGATTGTTTGGCTTCGCCCATTCGGCCAAATCGTTCAGGGCCTCGATGCGCACCCGTTCGGGCGCATCGCTCCGGGCGGCGAAAGTCGCCAACGCCTTCGCCGCTTCCGGCGCCCCAAGACGGAAATTCGCATTCACCGCGCGCCAAAGAATCCAGTCCGCCGGTGTGCCGATGGGACGCGGGCCGCGAACGGTGTAGGGCGCCTTCTCCGGCTTGGAAGCGCTTTCTGGCAGCGGCTTGTTCAACAGCGCGGCCAATTGCGGCAGCGCCTCGGCGATCGGCAAATCGTTGATCGCCCGCGCGGCCTCCAGCACGACCTGGCCGTCCGTGTCGTTCAGAAAAACGGCAATCGAGGGATGCGCCAACCGACGCAAGGCGAGCGCCGCGCCCAGACGGACGGCGCGCGATTCGTCTTTGGCTTTGGCCGTCAACGAAACGGGATCGCTCAATCTCGCCAGCGCCGTGACGCACGCATAGCGGAGCACGGAGTCCTGGTCGTTGTTGTCTTTGAGAGCTGAGAACAGAGCCGGGACCGCCGCCTTGCGGCCAAGTTTGCCGAGCGCCTGGGCGGCGAAGAAGCGCGCGCGCGGTTGCGCATCGAAAAGCAACTGGATCAACAGCTCGTACGCTTCCGCCGCGCGAGCGTCGCCGAGGACCTTTGCCGCCTGGCAGCGTATTTCCCGATCTTTGCTC
Above is a genomic segment from Verrucomicrobiota bacterium containing:
- a CDS encoding glycosyltransferase family 4 protein; this translates as MKLALIRRHFSATGGAELYLQRLLAALAKAGHELHLFTESWSNAPQGVIVHSIAPAGSRAERPRQFAEAVRIEAAREAFGCIFSLDRTLKQDVYRAGDGVHRVWLERRRQFAPWWRKPFLGRSAFHKTMLELEAATFSPENTRHVIANSEMVKREVLDRFRFPAERIHLVRNGVDVARFQSGDRSATRAKFGVTADDFLLLFVGSGWERKGLVFLLEAMACCLKHPPGWLRHFQSGLERSRSASPSAVPP
- a CDS encoding class I SAM-dependent methyltransferase; its protein translation is MSTERIYQAVLDVAAAHGGQFLRHLDVGAGRGQLIELVRARFQTQSCACDYTDALMKLPGQKVDVANLNHEPLPYADASFDLLTATEVIEHLEHYRETLREFFRVLQPGGLCIVTTPNVLNVNSRLRFLWFGFANLFGPLPVRHSALYSTGGHINPVSYFYVAHALLDAGFESVSATVDKYQRSSLAKLVLLWPLIKIFGAWAWRKETRRFRTIDPDNAPYVHAINSLPLLLGRTIVVAVRKPLTSTLHDTSV
- a CDS encoding glycosyltransferase family 9 protein; translated protein: MRLLFIKLKHIGDSLLLTPTLSAVRAEYPQAQIWVVVRRGGEGILAGCSSIDRTLTSAEPEAKRRGAFNWLGDLRVLRELRQQRFDYSFELSDGDRGRFLAWLSGAKTRCANVAFKPLPWWWRSKFDAQSRYVWVNGHRVEKDFYTVNEFLPLGPEIPPLAFERERTEPWSPAEALRDFAVIHPGTRWIRKRWTQEKWIELGRELFRFIPRLVVSSGPDSEEIALAGSIAKALGPAALSTQGELSWAQLAGLLYRARLFVGVDTAAMHLAAACQCPTVAIFGPSAESQWRPWQVPHRVVKPAGLAQKESEETMIQRVPTAEVAAACVELLKATGRPSGGAHETH
- a CDS encoding class I SAM-dependent methyltransferase, whose protein sequence is MQDRSKEQVAAFYEEHQKRGKYDYLYGDAARKDLLVRLIGLGKTILEIGCRAGNLTQHYMTGNQVTGLDVDRQALGLFEQRLGLKGHWVDVDAEPLPFAPDVFDVVVFSEVMEHVRFPQRVLAEIARVLKPDGRLVGSVPNSFRLRNRLRFLFGRPFETDPSHLRSYSHELLRKELSTHFDRVEIHPVSGHLLGGGRTGIPVYPWLPYRVRTLFALDLVFFGMPSSP